DNA sequence from the Microcoleus sp. AS-A8 genome:
TTGCGGGATGGCTTAACAGAGTTTTTCCAAAAGGCGTTCCGCCGCGATCCTCGGCAGCGATTTGACAATGCTGAGGAGATGCTGCGGGCATGGCGGGATTGTTTTGAGGGAATTGAGGCTCCCGGTACACTCTCAGATCATGAGAATGAATCAGAACTGCGTGAACTATTGGCGGATGCTGGGTTTGATACCTCGATTTCTGAACTGGGATTGGGAACAAGGGCAACTAATGCGTTAGATCGAGCCAATATTTTGACGGTGAAGGATTTACTGAGCATTTCACCGCGTATCTTGAGCCGATTGCGTGGGGTTGGTAATCCAACCCGTCGCGAAATTTCAACGGCGGTCAAAATTTTGCGTCAGCGGTTGGGAACACTGGACAGTGCGCTGGAAGTAACCAAGACGGTTGAAGGTCAACAAGCCGAGAGTGGGAAGCTCAGTATTGATTTATTGATGCAGAAGGTTACTCGTGCCGGTTCCAAAGAGGGAGAACACGTTCACCAGATTCAGACGGCACTATTGGGTCTGAATCCGGGAATGACGGATCGCTGGGCAGGACAGGCGGATGTGGCGGAGCATCTAAATAAGACTCCTGAAATTGTGAATCATTGGGTAGGTAAGTTTCAAAGCCGTTGGGCAAAAGAACCGGCAATTACCAAATTGCGGAGCGACGTGGTTGAAATTCTGGGTGGTGCAGGCGGCGTGATGACGGTAGAGGAGCTGGCGGAAGCAATCTTGCTGGCTCGTGGCTCTATTCAAGATGAACCGTTGAGAACGAAGCTGGCGATCGCCGCATTGCGAGTTGCAATGGAGGTGGAGAATACAATTACTCAACCGCGATTTCTAATTCGCCAGGACAAATATCAATTATAGATTTTCGGTAAGTAGACTTTTTTCAATCTTTTTTAGGCTTACGCTAGGCGGATTTTGGCGTAAAACCGGAGGAGCAGACTCAAGTATCTTTTTTGATGTGCCCTTTTAGGTATGTATGTATGTCTTAAGGTGGAGACTTTAATAAAAATTTCCAGGAGAATAAGTAATGGTTGCAGTATGTAATGGCACAAATACTCACAATTAATGTTATAAGTTCTTAACAAAACATAGAAAAGCAAAAGTTTAGCCAAGGGCGGCCTCTTACCTCCAAGCCTTGGCTTCGCTCCCAACTCATGATCAGGAGATTTAACTATGATGACATAGCACTAGAGCAGTCTACCTGCTGAGCAATAGAAATCTTTAAGCTAGTGTCTATAGACTGTTCAATGATTGTAATAAACTTCTTTTTAACGTAGGGTTTGGTTCCTAGTTAGAAGTTAGCTTCATGTGGGCAGCAGCTTAAATACAGTTGTTGAATTTTTCTCCGGCATCTCCACTAGCTCTTAATTTTCAAACGATAAGGATTGATGACGGATTCAACCAGTTTGGCACATTTAACAATGTGGCGGTTTCTGCTGCGTCGTTTCAATCAAAATACTCATCTTAAAGGTCATTGATGACTGTTTTTTTACTATCTTTAACGAGTTTTTACTTTTACGTTGCTTGGCTTTTAGTAGGCTATCTCAACTTTCAAGAGCAACGAGACAAAATTCAATGGCGAATTCATGTAAACGGCATTAGAGGCAAGTCCACTGTCACTCGATATGTGACAGCCGTGTTTAGAGAAGCGGGATATCACACCTTCGGTAAGACCACAGGTAGTGCTGCTCGGATTTTGCGTCCTGATGGCCAAGATTACGACTTTGGCCGTAAAGGATATCCTAATGTGAATGAGCAGGTCAAAATTGTCAAAGACTTCAGCCGTCAGAAAGCAGAAGTAGCAGTGCTGGAGTGCATGGCCGTTAATCCGGTCTATGCAAAGTGGCTAGAAGACAAAGTAATGCGATCGCACATTGGCATTATTACGAATGTGCGTTATGACCATCCTGAATATCTGGGGGAGACTTTAGAGGAGATTGCAGAGTCTTTATCTAACACTATTCCTAGGAACGGGATTTTAATCACCGCCGAAACTGATCCGAAGCTCCTGAAGATTCTAGAGAAAAATGCTAAAAGCAAAAACTCTACAATGCGAGTTGCCAGTAAGGAAACGGTTGATATAGCTGATTTAGGAGGCTTTGCCCATTTTGCAATTGAGGACAATATTGCCATTGGATATGAGATTGCCAAAATCTTGAAACTGCCTAAAGATCAAGCGCTCAAAGCTATGCAGAAAGCTGTAGCTGATCCAGGTGCTTTCAGTGTGCAATTTGTGCCGTTTCACGGATGTCAAATTGCCTGGGCAAATCTTTTTGCAGTGAATGACCGTGAGAGTTTCGTAGAACTCAGCGAAAAGCTATTTAAGCAATATCCTGAATATCAAAGAGTTGTCATTCTCAATAATCGGCACGATCGCCCTACTAGAGTTGAGCTTTTTGCCAATCTAGCCAATGACTTGAACTTTAACCCTGTGGTTACATTTGGGGATTATGAGCAAGTCGTGAATGAAGTATTTAATCATGAACCCACTCGAGTCCTTAACTTAGGAAATTCCTCCAAATTCAAAAGTGCTTCCGCCATAGATCTGCTGGC
Encoded proteins:
- the pgsB gene encoding poly-gamma-glutamate synthase PgsB; protein product: MTVFLLSLTSFYFYVAWLLVGYLNFQEQRDKIQWRIHVNGIRGKSTVTRYVTAVFREAGYHTFGKTTGSAARILRPDGQDYDFGRKGYPNVNEQVKIVKDFSRQKAEVAVLECMAVNPVYAKWLEDKVMRSHIGIITNVRYDHPEYLGETLEEIAESLSNTIPRNGILITAETDPKLLKILEKNAKSKNSTMRVASKETVDIADLGGFAHFAIEDNIAIGYEIAKILKLPKDQALKAMQKAVADPGAFSVQFVPFHGCQIAWANLFAVNDRESFVELSEKLFKQYPEYQRVVILNNRHDRPTRVELFANLANDLNFNPVVTFGDYEQVVNEVFNHEPTRVLNLGNSSKFKSASAIDLLAQIASKANSEKILLIGTVNIHTPQAETMLHYFEGQPELEAAASTEMVEAERVNV